The sequence below is a genomic window from Fusibacter sp. A1.
AAAGCAAACTGACATCCATCACTATTGATATTGATAGCAGTGTTATAAACGTAGAAGGCCATCAAGAAGGCGCTACCAAAGGATACAATCCTAAAAAGCTAGGCAACAGGTGCTACAATATCCAGTTTGCATTTTGCGACGAATTGAAAGCATTCGTCACTGGGTTTTTTAGAAGTGGCAATACTTACACTGCAAATGGTGCTGCTGAACTGATTAAAGAAATCGTAGCTACCCTAAAAAAAGACGACTTAGAAATTTTATTTCGGATGGATAGTGGTTACTTTGATGAAGAAATCATTGAAACAATCGAGTCTCTTGGATGCAAATACTTAATCAAAGCAAAAGCTTACTCAACGCTTGCATCACAGGTAGCAGATTCATCCATTCTATTCGTTAAGGGTGCGGAAGGTAGAGAAACTACAGAATTGTTTACAAAGTTAGATAAGTGGGAGAAAAAAAGAAGATTTGTGGTGTCTCGCGTACTAAAACCAGAAAAAGAAAGAGCGCAATTATCACTTTTAGAAGGCTCTGAGTACGACTATTTTTTCTTTGTGACCAATACAAAACTACTGTCAGAAGCCGTGGTTATCTCCTATGAAAAGCGTGGCAATGCTGAAAATTACATCAAAGAAGCAAAATATGACATGGCAGTAGGCCACCTTCTGCTAAAATCATTTTGGGCAAATGAAGCAGTATTTCAAATGATGATGTTATCGTACAATCTGTTTCTGCTATTTAAGTTTGATTACCTTGACGTCTCTGATACAGACAGCAAATAAAAACATTTCGCTTGAAATATGTGTTTCTTGCTGCGAAGATTATCAAAACGGCTAGGTCTGTCATTATGAAATTGTCTGAAAAATACCCTTATCGGGGAGTGTATGAAAAATGCCTATGTTGAGTTTTGAAAAGAATGACCTGAATATTTCTGCTCTAATGTCGCTTCAATACGAGGCTTATTAAGCACTTTCAAAATTAAGAGCTATTAGAATATTTAAAATGTTGTTGTTGAAAGGAGGTGTAAAAAATGTTAAAATGTAGAAGTTGCCGCTTCAATTCCTCGTAAAACACATGAGAATAGTGAATTTAATTGCAATTTGAAAATTGACGTGGAATTTAGGTTTAATTTAAATGCAGTTAATTGGGTAACTCTATACTAAAGATATCAATCAAAGGAGGTAGTAAAATGAGAAAAAAAATAACCATTCTCATTATTTTCGTCGTAATTATTACTAGTTCATTTCTCTACATCAATAATGAAAAAATCAAAAAAGAAGAAGCACTTAAAGCCAATGAGCAAACAACACAAATCTTTGTTCTTAAAAAAATGCCACTTAGCCAAACCCTCTACTCCGATGGAACTATACAATCAAGTAACTCTATCAGTGTATATTCGGATATATCCGGTACAATCGAATCAATCAAGGTGAAAATTGGAGATAAAGTTTCGGCTGGTGATCTGCTAATTACTATCGACAATTCATCCCTAATTAAAAGTCTTGAACAAGCTAAGTATCAATTGATGATTGATCAAGATGCACTAAATGACATGAAGCAAAGCGGCAATATCACTTTACAGGCAAATTATGAGCAGGTACTCTCCTTTTATAATAGGACCAAAGAAAGCTATGAGAATAACCAAGCCTTATATGAAAGTGGAATCATTAGTTTAACAGAACTCAACAGTTTTAAGTCCAGTCTTGATAGTGCATATTCAAGCTATGTCAATGTTAAAAATCAATTAAATACATCCTCAATTGGAAACGAACTAGATAAATTAACTGCAAAAATAAGCATTGACCTGCTTGAAATTGAGCAAATCGAAAGGCAAATTGAAGCAACTAATATTCTTTCGCCTATCGATGGAATTGTAACTTTTGTAACAGAAAATATTGGTGCATCCATACAAACGGGTTCAATAGCAACAACCATAACCGATTTAAATCAATTAGAAGTGACTACGGGAATATCAGAATATGATATTCATCTCATAAAAATTGGACAAGATGTAATGATAAGTACACTAGGAAATACTGACCACTTTTACAAGGGTCTAATAACAAGTATTGCTCCTATTGGAACAAGTACAGGTACAGAAGTATTAATCGATGTAACCATAAAGATACTTTCTCCTGATGAACTACTCAAACCCAATTTTACTGCTACACTCGATATTTTGATTGGACAAAAAGAAAATGCTCTTGCAGTACCCTATGACGCTTTAATTGATTCACCCAAAGGTGATTCACTTGTACTTAAAGTAGTGGATGGTATTGAAACACCAGTCCGTGTACAAACAGGAATGGAAACGGATATGATGATCGAAGTACTATCTGACAACCTCAGTGCTGGAGATGAAATCGTAATTCCTTCAAGTGCTAAACCTTCTGCCGAACTAGAAAAAAATCTTTTTAGAGTCCCTGGGGCTGGTGGCGGTAATAAACCAAAATAGGAGGTAGCATTTATGATTAAAATTAATAATCTCACTAAATATTATGGTCAAGGTATCACATGTGTAAAAGCGATTGATGGAATTGATTTGACAATCGATTCAGGGGAGTACGTAGCAATTATCGGTCCCTCTGGTTCTGGTAAATCAACACTTATGAATATCATTGGCTGTTTAGATAAGCCAACAAAGGGCAGTTATATGCTTGATGATACTGATGTTAGTCAAATGAAGAACGCTCAACTCGCCCATATACGAAATCAAAAAATTGGATTTGTATTTCAGTCATTTAATCTGATGGCAAGACAAACAGCAAAAGAAAATGTGGCCTTACCACTCATTTATGGTAATGTATCATTAAAAGACAGAAACAGACTTGCTGATGAAGCACTTGAAAAGGTAAGTTTGACAGAACGTGCAAATCATCGGCCAAATGAACTCTCTGGCGGTCAAAAACAAAGAGTTGCCATCGCTAGAGCACTTGTAACAGATCCATCAATCATTCTTGCAGATGAACCAACTGGCAATTTAGACTCACATTCGTCTGCAGAAATTTTAGAATTATTCGATAACCTTCATAAGTCTGGCGCAACCATTATTATTGTCACACATGAAGATGATGTAGCAGCACATGCCAACCGAGTAATCACTATTAGAGATGGAAAAATAAGTGAAGATAGGAGGAATGGACATGCGCACATTTGAGCTCATTCGAATTGCTGTTTCCTCTATTTGGACCAATAAAATGAGATCACTACTTACCATGCTAGGTCTAATTATTGGCATATCAGCTGTAGTAACTATATTTTCAATAGGGGATGGATCGCAAAGTGCTATAGAGGGCGAACTTGGTGGTCTAGGAGTAAATAACATCTCTATATATGAGCAAAAGAACGTTCAATTAGCACCTGATGAAAAGTTGACCCTAAGTGATATCGACAAAATTTCAGAAAGTTTTTCTGACCTCGTACTGGCAATTGCACCAGTAACCGCTGGTCAAGGTGTCATCGTCGATAACCTCGATGATACTTCTGTGTCTATGACTGGAGCAAATTCGAGTACAAAGATTATTGATGACTTAACAATGATTGAGGGGCGTTTTCTTAATGACCGTGACATTGCAGCAATGAGGCAATCTATCGTCATTGATTCTGATTTAAGCGATACTTTATTTGGAGAAGCAAGTCCAATTGGTCAAAGAGTTCCTATATCAAATGGACGTAAAACAACACAGTATTATGTAATTGGGGTATATGAAAAAACTGTAAATGCATTTGGTTTTCAAAATTACACCGTTTATCTCCCCTACTCAACACTTGATAAAGTCTATAATAAAAAAGGTGTCATCACTTCCATCACAATGACAATGGCAAATAAAGAGACCCTAAAAGAAGATGCTCAACGGATCGTAGATTTTCTGCATAACCTTCACAGAATTAAAGATCAGGATGCATATATGTACTTCAGTCTTGATTCTATGATTGAAACTGTAAGTGATGCACTAGGCCAAATAACACTACTAGTCAGCGCTATCGCTGGGATTTCTTTAGTAGTAGGAGGCATTGGTGTGATGAATATCATGTTAGTATCAGTAACTGAAAGAACAAGGGAAATCGGAATTCGCAAAGCTTTAGGTGCTAGAAGAATCGATATACTAGTACAATTTTTGATTGAAGCTGTTCTTATCTGCTTAATCGGTGGCGCTTTTGGTGTATTGTTTGGTTATCTCTTTACAAAAACTGCAGAAAACCTGATGAAAACACCAATGAACTTATCCCTGTTCTCCATACTTCTAGCTGTAATTTTCTCATCAAGTATCGGTATCGTATTTGGCGTTTACCCAGCAAATAAAGCATCGAAACTAGACCCTATCGAAGCTTTAAGATATGAATAATTAATCGGAGCTACTACCTGTCAACTTAAAAAAGCTCATTCCAAAATGTTTGGAATGAGCTTTGATTTTATTCTTTGCAATCACATCCGCAAACATTTGCATCAATAGGATACTTATCGCGTTTGTAATAATGAGTATGCAATAGTTCATGTGATTTATGACTATTTGGTTTTTCTATGATATATTCTTCATTAAATAACCTTCCTAGTTTTTTCTTCATCTTGGGATACTTATCTATCAAATCATGTTCTTCATTTAATGATTTTGCTACTTCAAATAATATAATATTTCTAAATTGCTTAATCGAAAGACTTTTATCAAGTTGAAATACTTTTTTACAATTTATAAAGTAGGCTTGGTCTACAGTATTCACATCCATTAAGCTATTTTTATATCTTTCAACACCCTCAAAAATCGCAACATTAACTAAACTTGTTTTCCCAAGTTAAATTAAGGTTGGCACAATTAAGCGCCAACCTTATTTTAGTGATCGTGATCGCAGTTCTCGTCGGTACATATAGAATGATGCTCGTGCTCATGGTCGTGTTCATGTCCATGATCATGCTCTTGTCGTCTATCCAGTAGCAGTCGTAAACCGTATAAGGCGGCTTGTTCAAAGCTTTCGCTTGGATAATCTTTTTTGTAGCTGTGGTAGAGCTCATCCAGTATAGCTATACACCTATCATCTCCCTTTGCACCTAATACGATACAGGCGACGGACTGGGTGTAGGGGTATTTGAAATTCGGCATGGCTTCGATCAGCTTATCCACTATATCGCACTGTGTAAGCGATAAGACGAAGACCGCATGATCGATAAAGGTGTCGTTTCCTGATTTGATAAACCTGTCCAGTACCTCGTCTATCAGCTCGTCCTCATGTTTTAACAGCTGTCCTCTAAGGGCCACGTCATTTGCATACACTGCCTTACGCATGGCGTTGACAAGTTCGCCTACAGGTACCTTTTCGGGGTCGAAAGGCTCCAGCGCAAAACCTGCTTTTATGGCCTGCTGATAGATCTCGTGCATCATTTCAGGCTTGATAAGCTGCATATACATGATTGCAGCGGGTGACATTTCTTTAAATTCCTTATCCTTAAAATACGCTTCTGAAAACTCCATTTTAACCTCCATAACTTAACTTTGTACATCTTGTAAACCATAATGCATATTATACCATGATATTCTAGTTTACCAGTCCCGGTAGTCATCCATCTTGACAAAAAAATACCACCGCAGTGGTATTTTGAAAGCTGCTATTTCTTTAGAATGTTTTCTTCCGCACTGAAACTCCCGACAATCTTTTTGAGTTCATTAATATAGCCTATCACTTCATGTGAAAGCTCCTCCGCCTCAGCATATAAGCGATCTACCTTCTCGACATTTTTGGACTTGATGCTATCAGTCACTTTATGCAGTATGCCGTGAAGCGTTTTATGAGGCTTATCCATTTTACTCCAAACTGCAAGCACGTCTTGATTTTGAGGTTTTACCGCATTGTAGAAGTATCCAAAAGGACATTTGTTTCCATCACCCTGAAGCGCTTTGATATGTCTAGTCGTTACAATGGATTTTAACTCGCGCATCCAATTTTCATGACCGATGATCGCATTATCCAAATGCTTAAGCACGTCCTTGTTCGAAATAGTATGACTTCCGTTATTCAACGATTCAACCAAATCAGATGCAATACCTATGTATTCTTCCTCTATGGAATCCAAGCTAAGCTTCATTTCTTCAGATGTATCCGCATAGTTTGTCAGTGTGGTACCAAAATGAGCGATATTGCCAGTTTCTTCTGTGATCACATTCATAGAAGCACTGATTTCTTGCGTAGATGCCGTCAGCTGTTGCATAAAGGCCGAAACACCTTGAATACTTGTTATGATGTCATTCACCATCGTCTGACTTTCTTCAAACGATTTAGAAATCTCATCATAATCATGTGTCAGTTCACTCACTGCTTTTCTTGTCTCGACAACGCTTTGCACACTATGTTGAGATTTTGAGTCGATTTCTTTTGTGAAGGTATTCATACGATTTAACTGTTCTTTTGTATTTTCAGCAAGCTTTCTGATTTCTTCGGCGACAACTGCAAATCCTCTGCCTTGCTCTCCGGCTCTTGCCGCTTCAATCGACGCATTCAGCGCCAGCAGGTTGGTCTGTTCTGCAATATCGTTAACCGAATTTACGATAAATCCGATTTCACCTAACATGTCTTGCAAAGCCTTCATATTTTCATCTAGCGAATCGGTAATCTCGAGTATCTGTTGGTTGCTTTGGCTGATTTCATTTAGCTTTGTCGTGTTATCATTGATATTCTCAGCAACCTTCACCCCTGAAAATGCCATCTGCTCAATACGTTTACTTTGATCTTCAACAGTTTCGACAATTTCTATCACATTTCTGTTCGTCAGTTCGACAGCATCGAAAGAGCTTGACATCTGATTGGAGATTTTTTCTGAATCGTATTTGAAATTGTCCGCGAACAGATCCAGTTGTAAAGAGATGTTGCCTGTTTTAGGTACGGTGCTGATCATCTTATTGTTGGCAACTACGATTGTTCTACCATCAGATAAACTCATCAGCAGAATATCTTTGTAGCTCTTTGCCATATTGCTAGTGGTTTGATACTCTTTTAGAGCAAAATAATCGAATTTCTGATAAAGCTCCAACATTTCTTTCATGTCTTTATTTTTTTTACCAAACATATTGATCCCCCTCATTGTCTTCGCGCTACTATAGTATAGCAGTTGAAACCGTCGTGTGCCACGTTTCTTTTAACGTTTGATTTATTTTAGAGTAGGATGATAAACTGTGTAATACTCGCAATTTCTCATCACTCCATCAATCTTATAATAGTCTTTGAGGACCGCTTCAAGTTCAAATCCGTTTTTCATCAATATTTTCGAGGAGGACCTATTCACAGCCACTACTCTTGCAAACAGTTTGTTCATTTTCAGGGTTTCGAACGCATAGGTTTTCAGCAAATTCACAATCGCTGCACCGTACCCCTTGTT
It includes:
- a CDS encoding ABC transporter permease, with translation MRTFELIRIAVSSIWTNKMRSLLTMLGLIIGISAVVTIFSIGDGSQSAIEGELGGLGVNNISIYEQKNVQLAPDEKLTLSDIDKISESFSDLVLAIAPVTAGQGVIVDNLDDTSVSMTGANSSTKIIDDLTMIEGRFLNDRDIAAMRQSIVIDSDLSDTLFGEASPIGQRVPISNGRKTTQYYVIGVYEKTVNAFGFQNYTVYLPYSTLDKVYNKKGVITSITMTMANKETLKEDAQRIVDFLHNLHRIKDQDAYMYFSLDSMIETVSDALGQITLLVSAIAGISLVVGGIGVMNIMLVSVTERTREIGIRKALGARRIDILVQFLIEAVLICLIGGAFGVLFGYLFTKTAENLMKTPMNLSLFSILLAVIFSSSIGIVFGVYPANKASKLDPIEALRYE
- a CDS encoding ABC transporter ATP-binding protein; protein product: MIKINNLTKYYGQGITCVKAIDGIDLTIDSGEYVAIIGPSGSGKSTLMNIIGCLDKPTKGSYMLDDTDVSQMKNAQLAHIRNQKIGFVFQSFNLMARQTAKENVALPLIYGNVSLKDRNRLADEALEKVSLTERANHRPNELSGGQKQRVAIARALVTDPSIILADEPTGNLDSHSSAEILELFDNLHKSGATIIIVTHEDDVAAHANRVITIRDGKISEDRRNGHAHI
- a CDS encoding methyl-accepting chemotaxis protein, whose protein sequence is MFGKKNKDMKEMLELYQKFDYFALKEYQTTSNMAKSYKDILLMSLSDGRTIVVANNKMISTVPKTGNISLQLDLFADNFKYDSEKISNQMSSSFDAVELTNRNVIEIVETVEDQSKRIEQMAFSGVKVAENINDNTTKLNEISQSNQQILEITDSLDENMKALQDMLGEIGFIVNSVNDIAEQTNLLALNASIEAARAGEQGRGFAVVAEEIRKLAENTKEQLNRMNTFTKEIDSKSQHSVQSVVETRKAVSELTHDYDEISKSFEESQTMVNDIITSIQGVSAFMQQLTASTQEISASMNVITEETGNIAHFGTTLTNYADTSEEMKLSLDSIEEEYIGIASDLVESLNNGSHTISNKDVLKHLDNAIIGHENWMRELKSIVTTRHIKALQGDGNKCPFGYFYNAVKPQNQDVLAVWSKMDKPHKTLHGILHKVTDSIKSKNVEKVDRLYAEAEELSHEVIGYINELKKIVGSFSAEENILKK
- a CDS encoding efflux RND transporter periplasmic adaptor subunit, whose product is MRKKITILIIFVVIITSSFLYINNEKIKKEEALKANEQTTQIFVLKKMPLSQTLYSDGTIQSSNSISVYSDISGTIESIKVKIGDKVSAGDLLITIDNSSLIKSLEQAKYQLMIDQDALNDMKQSGNITLQANYEQVLSFYNRTKESYENNQALYESGIISLTELNSFKSSLDSAYSSYVNVKNQLNTSSIGNELDKLTAKISIDLLEIEQIERQIEATNILSPIDGIVTFVTENIGASIQTGSIATTITDLNQLEVTTGISEYDIHLIKIGQDVMISTLGNTDHFYKGLITSIAPIGTSTGTEVLIDVTIKILSPDELLKPNFTATLDILIGQKENALAVPYDALIDSPKGDSLVLKVVDGIETPVRVQTGMETDMMIEVLSDNLSAGDEIVIPSSAKPSAELEKNLFRVPGAGGGNKPK
- a CDS encoding iron hydrogenase small subunit, with protein sequence MDVNTVDQAYFINCKKVFQLDKSLSIKQFRNIILFEVAKSLNEEHDLIDKYPKMKKKLGRLFNEEYIIEKPNSHKSHELLHTHYYKRDKYPIDANVCGCDCKE